AATTTTGCAAACTAACCACATTGTATGAATAAAATAATTGTTTACTTTGATACTTATACCCtgctcccccactcccccccagTGGGGACCTGAGGCAGTTCACAACGTTGTTGTTGCACTCCATATTTATTTTTACCCTGAGAGAGAAATTGGGCTGAgggagtgattggcccaaggccacccgacAAGATGCCATGGCGGAAGAGGGAtttaaacctggatctcccacatcctagtctggcactcttaactgctacaccacgctgtctcttccttctcttcctctggaATCCACTGCCAGTCAAACAGCTCCTTAAGTCAAGAACGCCCTCCTTCCATGCTTCCTGCTACGATCCCAGAAATTgtatttcattttgttttaaagggtttttaGTAGTAGGGCAATCTAAagccacttgattttttttttttaatatcgtCCCTCTGAATTGTTATTGCTTCTTTCccttatgagccagtttggtgtagtggttaagtacacagactcttatctgggagaaccggcttgattctgcactcctgcacatgcagtcagctgggtgactttgggccagtcacggttctttcagagctgttctattcaagagcagttcttgaactctcagccccgcctacctcacagggtgtctgttgtggggaggggaagggaaaggagattgtaagcagttcTGAGACTCCAACTGAAGGGTGAGGTATGAATCCAATTTCCTCTTATCTGTTTTGAGGCATAAACTACTTTTTCTTATCCTTACCTTCGCAGAGTCCGGAAGATCAAAAATTACATTCCTGACTTCAGCACCAAAACTTTTGCAGAAACAGCCCAGGAGATTTTTATTGAAGCTCACAACAACTTGACGAAGTAAGACTGGGGGTTGGGGGTGCTGTTCTTTGGGTTCTCattgctctccctcctccccttccactGTCATACGCACATTTCTCACTTGTTGACAGTGTTACTGGATTCAGAGGACTGAAGTTACAATGACCATTGTAGGTTGCTGTAGGCTTTTGGGTTTTCATAGAACTCTTTAGCAGTAATGAAGAATCCTGTCAGCATTAGAAGCTCACACACAAGATTCGCAAGCCTTAAGATTAGCAAACTTAAGTTGCTACTGCCGTTACACAAAGATTGTGGGGGGAGGGTTTAATTTACACAAGACGTTTGACATGAGTTGGGTCAGGGGGTCCCTTGCCTCATTcgaatagaatagaatcataagagtatggcgggacctccagagtcatctagtccaactccctacacagtgcaggaaattcacaataaacacttgctccatgcccagaaaatggcagggAAAAAATCCaaaccctccaagatccctggccaaactggcctggagaaaaattgctcctGACCCCAACGTGGcaattggcatttccctgggcatgtaagaaagggccatgagaactaagcaccgatgcaacccttcctgccctccctttcttGATTTGCCTAAGTTTACAGAACCAATATTGTTATCaggtggtcatctagcctctgtttaaaaacctccaaagaaggagagtaaTTGCAAATGTGGTTCTCTGTGAGCTACGGAATGAGTACCACTATTCCAACCCCTGTGCCACACTGGAGCTCCACTTAATTCACGTGAACAGAGCCTTGTTAACGGAAGTAGCGATTCCGTTAACAGAACAAAGAAAGCAGTCTTGAGTCTGCAGAGTTACAGTGCTTAATCAGGGGTTTCTTGGGATGCGCCTGTGTTTGCAGAAGTCGTTTCGAGATTATTCTTGTTTGCAGATGCGGTGGTTATATTTGTTGGCAAAACAGGATGCAAAATGTTTTCAGGAAGAACAGCGACAGGCTCCTTGGTAACTGCCTGCTTTCTTTGTCCTTTACAGCTTTAACAAAGACAAACTTCACGCTTTAGTGACAGAACGCTGTTTTCCGGTAAATATTTCAAAGGAGATTGACAAGCATCTTTATGGAAGGGTTAAAACCCCCTTAAATAGTTTGGAGGGGGAAGTGAAATATAAACTAGTTtcacttatttaatttatttcatttataccaggggtggccacatcgcagctcgggagccatgtggctctttcacacatgttgtgtggctctcaaagcttcccCACCAATCAGTCAGCTTCTCCAAATCAAGTTAGCCAGcaccttggagaatgcttttCAAGTtatagttgctttatttccatctctccctccctcctccgctACATGCCTTCTTTCTTCcagctatcaaacatctgacattcatgtgttGCTGCTCtcaacatctgatatttattctatgtggctcttacgttatgcaagtttggccacccctggtttataccctgcctttctccctatgggggggggggggctaaagcaGCTTCTgtcattctccccccctccatttttatctccacaacaaccctttgaggtagggtgaggctgtgagtgtgtgactgactcaagatctcTCAGCAAGCTTCCCATTATTTTCAATAGGATTTACCCCCCAGGTGAGCATGCTTAGCATTGCAACACTTTGAACAAGCCAGTTGATGTTTTATTAGTATTATTTTTATGTCTGTCACCTGtatagaccaggctagcctgatcctgaaagctaagcagggtcagccctggctaatgTCATGTAGATCCTGGCCGTAGATACAGGCAGAGTTCTATACTAGTGGCAGGGGTAGAATAGTTTTTATTCCCAGAAGAGCAGTTGGAGCAAGTTATAGGTGGGCTTCTCAGCTTGATTGGGTTCTGTCTCATGTGACTTCCGTTGTTTTCAAATTTCTGAGCTGTTAAAGATGGTTTTCCCTGCACTTTCTTCTCTTAAAAAGtatttgtgcatgtgtgcatatgtACGCTTGCATGCCTGGaggtcatggtgacttctggcgacACCTAGTGAAGGCTAGgacatttttcagagaggtggcttgctgttaTCTGCCTCTGCAtgccagccctggtattcctttggaggtgtcccttccaaatacttgcctggttcagccctgcttaccttctgagatcctgCTTGCTGGGTCAGTGTCTTTTTCCTACTCTTTCTGTGGGGTGGGACTGTGTGCAAGCAGTTCCAGATTttatccctgacatctccatttaaaaggaccaggtagtaggagACGGGGACGATCACTATCAGATATCCCGAAGAGTCATCACCACACATCAGAGTAGGCAAGGATGACCTTGATCGACTCGGAATAATGCgcatcttcatgtgttcattaTATTTTAGTTTCTGACCCGAGATCCTGTCGCATTGTCAGTATTGGTCATGGGTCCCCTTGCCCTCCGTGTGTGCTTTTGTGTGCAGAAATGTTTCATGGGGTCTGAAGGGGCAGAGAGGATTCACAGAGGTGCTCGGATCTCCTGAGAGAACTCAGGCAGTGTACAGTTAGTAACCAATGGCCCATTGAAGCTAAAAGATGCTGTTGAATTGCTAGGATATGGTACGTGGGAACAGATACAAGACTATCCGTTGGAGCTTTGTGGAGTCCCTGGAGCCCCCTCGTGTGGTTCAAGTGCGATGCACTGATATGGTAAACAAGGACAACTTGTACGGACAAGTGACAGTCCGCATGCACACCCGACAGGTATGTGCGTCCAGCTCCTTTCACTCTGTGCTTTTGATGTGTTCTGCCTAGGTTGTTTTTGCATTCCATTTGTTTCCCATTCTTCCCAATAAGACACTAGCTATTTATGACCAGTTTGGACGGCTGATGTACGGTGGGGAGGAAATACCAAAGGACGTCCTGGAGTACGTTGTCCTGGAGAGACACCTGGTTAACCGGTACGGTGCGTGGCGGTTGCATGCCAAGATTGTTCCACCTTGGGCTCCGCCAAAAGACCCTGTCATGAAGGTACTGTGGGGCTGTTTGGCCATGGCATCTCCCCAACCTCAAGTGAGCTATTTGTGAGAGAGTGATTGTGCACTTGGGTAAAGATTATATCCTTTTAAAATTGTGAAGTCCCAAACTTGGTTAATCGTTTTAAAATTGTGgttctcaaaactgaacacaatattctaggtgaggggTTGGGGGACCcctagtacaataataaaactatCACTtagcctttccccccctttttttggcttCCTGTTTTTCAGACTAGGATTTGAGGGGAAAAGGTCACACTTTGTGTTGCTGATTTTCCCACCTGGTACCATCTTTGGTGGGGAATAAGGATGGGTTATTTAGCTCCTTGCAGGAACTTAAAAGTCGCTTTTAGTTTGTGGGAAAAGGTATAgaacaggggcagccaaacttatttcatgtaagagccacatagaataaatgtcagatgtttgagagccacaaaacaggaaggaaaatagatgggtagagggggagagaggtggaaagaaagcaactttaaatttaaatatattctccaatctgctggctgtcttggcttggagaaggaatttaaagagagcgatgccttttccaagccagccaacagggtgttgggggcttcaagagccacacagtatgtgtgaaagaggcacatgtggctcccgagccacagtttggcaaccctTGGTATAGAACCAGGTTTGGAATGTCTGCTGCATCACTTCCTGCCCTCCACAATTGATAGAaaggtgagagggagggaggactaAGGCGGGGGAAAGGGCGAAAGAATTCCCTCTTCCATAATGCTTGTTGGGGTTTTTGCTAGTAGAGTAATAAAGAGGTAACATATTTTGGATTTAGATGATGACCtgatctctttctcccccccccccctttactttcAGACTGTTATGATCCCAGGCCCATCTCTGGGTCCTTTGCAGGAGTATGAAGAGGTCTGCATTCCACAAGCCAAACCAGCGCAACAGACTGTTGATACAAATCAAGTCCAAGGTGTGGGCCATCAGGGATAGAATGTGTTGTGTCTGGGGTGGTATAGAATTGTTGAAGCGTGGCATACTCTT
The sequence above is a segment of the Heteronotia binoei isolate CCM8104 ecotype False Entrance Well chromosome 15, APGP_CSIRO_Hbin_v1, whole genome shotgun sequence genome. Coding sequences within it:
- the MRPL45 gene encoding large ribosomal subunit protein mL45, with protein sequence MPFASSNMAASAHFNMAKAALGVSLQGVDCLLNPARLAASSLVIPVRTKRRHFIPPAAQPKYLTPEEYNLRARAAGIVVPYERLVRPMNISCTAGIFDPYVPPEGDARISSLSKEGLKQRVEQLKQNATSQLAVRKIKNYIPDFSTKTFAETAQEIFIEAHNNLTNFNKDKLHALVTERCFPDMVRGNRYKTIRWSFVESLEPPRVVQVRCTDMVNKDNLYGQVTVRMHTRQTLAIYDQFGRLMYGGEEIPKDVLEYVVLERHLVNRYGAWRLHAKIVPPWAPPKDPVMKTVMIPGPSLGPLQEYEEVCIPQAKPAQQTVDTNQVQGVGHQG